In one Diceros bicornis minor isolate mBicDic1 chromosome 2, mDicBic1.mat.cur, whole genome shotgun sequence genomic region, the following are encoded:
- the LOC131419049 gene encoding nuclear pore membrane glycoprotein 210-like isoform X3, protein MKAVGPSSVTLVTLGSSNKMLFEGVLGPWVLEPSKFFRNVTSEDMDSISLALFGPSASRNYQQLWILVTCQALGEQVITLLVANKPSITNPFPALEPSVVKFACAPPSRLTLTPVFASPQLDLSCPLLQQNKQVPVSSYRNPQLDLAAYDQEGRGFDNFSPLGVQWESTWPLLASIELDLPMQLVSWDDGSGQKKLHVSFFGVCEEDQP, encoded by the exons GCTGTGGGCCCCTCCTCTGTCACCTTGGTTACCCTGGGATCCTCAAACAAGATGCTGTTCGAAGGAGTTCTAGGACCCTGGGTCCTCGAGCCTTCCAAGTTCTTCCGGAACGTCACCTCTGAGGACATGGACAGCATCAGTCTGGCTCTCTTTGGGCCCTCTGCCTCCCGGAATTACCAGCAACTCTGGATCCTTGTGACCTGCCAGGCCTTGGGCGAGCAG GTCATCACCCTCTTGGTGGCAAACAAGCCCAGCATCACCAACCCCTTCCCCGCGCTGGAGCCCTCCGTGGTGAAGTTCGCCTGTGCCCCGCCCTCCAGGCTCACCCTCACGCCCGTCTTCGCCAGCCCCCAGCTGGACCTGTCGTGCCCGCTGCTGCAGCAGAACAAGCag GTTCCAGTCTCCAGCTACCGCAACCCTCAGCTGGACCTGGCCGCCTATGACCAGGAGGGCCGCGGATTTGACAACTTCAGCCCTCTGGGCGTCCAGTGGGAATCCACCTGGCCGTTGCTGGCCAGCATCGAGCTTGATCTGCCCATGCAGCTGGTGTCCTGGGACGACGGGAGTGGCCAGAAGAAGCTGCACG taagtttctttggtgtgtgtgaggaagatcagccctga
- the LOC131419049 gene encoding nuclear pore membrane glycoprotein 210-like isoform X2: MLFEGVLGPWVLEPSKFFRNVTSEDMDSISLALFGPSASRNYQQLWILVTCQALGEQVITLLVANKPSITNPFPALEPSVVKFACAPPSRLTLTPVFASPQLDLSCPLLQQNKQVPVSSYRNPQLDLAAYDQEGRGFDNFSPLGVQWESTWPLLASIELDLPMQLVSWDDGSGQKKLHGLQAISVHEASGATAISATATGYQQSHLGAARVKQPVSPRAHR; encoded by the exons ATGCTGTTCGAAGGAGTTCTAGGACCCTGGGTCCTCGAGCCTTCCAAGTTCTTCCGGAACGTCACCTCTGAGGACATGGACAGCATCAGTCTGGCTCTCTTTGGGCCCTCTGCCTCCCGGAATTACCAGCAACTCTGGATCCTTGTGACCTGCCAGGCCTTGGGCGAGCAG GTCATCACCCTCTTGGTGGCAAACAAGCCCAGCATCACCAACCCCTTCCCCGCGCTGGAGCCCTCCGTGGTGAAGTTCGCCTGTGCCCCGCCCTCCAGGCTCACCCTCACGCCCGTCTTCGCCAGCCCCCAGCTGGACCTGTCGTGCCCGCTGCTGCAGCAGAACAAGCag GTTCCAGTCTCCAGCTACCGCAACCCTCAGCTGGACCTGGCCGCCTATGACCAGGAGGGCCGCGGATTTGACAACTTCAGCCCTCTGGGCGTCCAGTGGGAATCCACCTGGCCGTTGCTGGCCAGCATCGAGCTTGATCTGCCCATGCAGCTGGTGTCCTGGGACGACGGGAGTGGCCAGAAGAAGCTGCACG GTTTGCAGGCCATTTCAGTTCATGAGGCATCAGGAGCCACGGCCATCTCCGCCACGGCGACTGGCTACCAGCAGTCCCACCTCGGTGCTGCCAGAGTGAAGCAGCCGGTGTCTCCCAGGGCCCACCGatag
- the LOC131419049 gene encoding nuclear pore membrane glycoprotein 210-like isoform X1 — MKAVGPSSVTLVTLGSSNKMLFEGVLGPWVLEPSKFFRNVTSEDMDSISLALFGPSASRNYQQLWILVTCQALGEQVITLLVANKPSITNPFPALEPSVVKFACAPPSRLTLTPVFASPQLDLSCPLLQQNKQVPVSSYRNPQLDLAAYDQEGRGFDNFSPLGVQWESTWPLLASIELDLPMQLVSWDDGSGQKKLHGLQAISVHEASGATAISATATGYQQSHLGAARVKQPVSPRAHR, encoded by the exons GCTGTGGGCCCCTCCTCTGTCACCTTGGTTACCCTGGGATCCTCAAACAAGATGCTGTTCGAAGGAGTTCTAGGACCCTGGGTCCTCGAGCCTTCCAAGTTCTTCCGGAACGTCACCTCTGAGGACATGGACAGCATCAGTCTGGCTCTCTTTGGGCCCTCTGCCTCCCGGAATTACCAGCAACTCTGGATCCTTGTGACCTGCCAGGCCTTGGGCGAGCAG GTCATCACCCTCTTGGTGGCAAACAAGCCCAGCATCACCAACCCCTTCCCCGCGCTGGAGCCCTCCGTGGTGAAGTTCGCCTGTGCCCCGCCCTCCAGGCTCACCCTCACGCCCGTCTTCGCCAGCCCCCAGCTGGACCTGTCGTGCCCGCTGCTGCAGCAGAACAAGCag GTTCCAGTCTCCAGCTACCGCAACCCTCAGCTGGACCTGGCCGCCTATGACCAGGAGGGCCGCGGATTTGACAACTTCAGCCCTCTGGGCGTCCAGTGGGAATCCACCTGGCCGTTGCTGGCCAGCATCGAGCTTGATCTGCCCATGCAGCTGGTGTCCTGGGACGACGGGAGTGGCCAGAAGAAGCTGCACG GTTTGCAGGCCATTTCAGTTCATGAGGCATCAGGAGCCACGGCCATCTCCGCCACGGCGACTGGCTACCAGCAGTCCCACCTCGGTGCTGCCAGAGTGAAGCAGCCGGTGTCTCCCAGGGCCCACCGatag